A window of Ignavibacteriales bacterium contains these coding sequences:
- a CDS encoding mucoidy inhibitor MuiA family protein — translation MKKVIYTFITALIISQTFFAADNILVKPSLLNVKIFLRGAQLSYSASVKVDKGFNDIVFTGLASNIDRNSINVSAKGDAIIMSVVQRFDYLRIAEKTPQIKMLEDSLESQNKSLAFNQNEIDVLKSEIELILANKNIGNEKVGVSVTELQKMAEFYRKRLPEIKNKMFDLTLNAKKTQKNIERIQNQLNELNNQLNKPTNEIVVTVSGKTSGTVEIDLSYLIYDAGWQPAYDVRVDKINSPAQLSYKANVWQNSGFDWKNIEIVLSTRNPNVNNNKPELYPWFIDFMRPVAYREMMKSGVAANAVVSQAQMPIKDEASQAETMANYFEVVETQLSVEFTPTIKYSIPSDSKPHSVALQDFSVPVKYEYYASPKLDNNAFLVARLTDWTDYNLLPGQANIYFENSYVGQSLINPATTKDTLSLSLGRDQNISVSRDVLKDFSEDKFLSSNVERTFAFDIKIKNNKKASVKIVVEDQIPISKNEDIVVKMIDSSGAVYDQQSGKLKWAIEIEAGKSISKKMVYSVKYPGDKQIQGL, via the coding sequence TTAAGTTATTCTGCAAGCGTTAAAGTTGATAAAGGTTTTAATGATATTGTTTTTACCGGATTGGCATCTAACATTGATAGAAACAGCATTAATGTTTCGGCAAAAGGAGACGCAATCATTATGTCGGTTGTCCAGCGCTTCGACTATTTACGCATTGCGGAAAAAACTCCTCAGATAAAAATGCTGGAAGATTCTCTCGAATCACAGAATAAATCTTTAGCTTTTAATCAAAATGAAATAGATGTTTTGAAATCCGAAATTGAATTAATCCTCGCAAATAAAAATATTGGAAATGAAAAAGTCGGCGTTTCTGTTACGGAGTTACAGAAAATGGCTGAGTTCTACCGGAAGCGTCTTCCGGAAATAAAAAATAAAATGTTCGATCTAACATTGAATGCAAAAAAAACCCAGAAGAATATTGAACGGATACAAAATCAATTGAATGAACTGAACAATCAATTAAACAAACCAACTAATGAAATTGTAGTTACAGTTTCAGGTAAAACTTCAGGTACGGTTGAAATAGATCTATCATATTTGATTTATGACGCCGGGTGGCAACCTGCTTACGATGTTAGAGTTGATAAAATAAATTCCCCCGCACAATTGAGTTACAAGGCAAATGTTTGGCAGAACAGCGGATTCGATTGGAAAAATATTGAGATCGTTCTTTCCACAAGAAACCCAAATGTAAATAACAATAAGCCGGAACTTTATCCTTGGTTTATAGATTTTATGCGTCCGGTTGCATATCGTGAAATGATGAAATCCGGTGTTGCTGCAAACGCTGTTGTTTCACAGGCACAAATGCCAATTAAAGACGAAGCATCTCAAGCAGAAACAATGGCAAATTATTTTGAGGTTGTTGAAACACAACTCTCGGTTGAATTTACTCCAACAATAAAATATTCAATTCCTTCAGATAGCAAACCGCATTCGGTTGCACTGCAGGATTTTTCCGTCCCCGTTAAGTATGAATATTATGCCTCTCCAAAACTGGACAACAACGCATTTCTTGTCGCACGTTTAACAGATTGGACAGATTATAATTTATTACCCGGGCAAGCCAACATCTATTTCGAAAACTCTTATGTCGGGCAATCTTTGATTAATCCGGCAACTACAAAAGATACACTTTCGTTGTCACTCGGCAGAGATCAGAATATTTCTGTCTCCCGCGATGTGCTGAAAGATTTTTCGGAAGATAAATTTTTGAGCAGTAATGTTGAGAGAACATTTGCGTTCGATATTAAAATTAAGAACAACAAAAAAGCATCAGTTAAAATTGTTGTAGAAGATCAAATCCCAATCTCCAAGAATGAAGATATCGTTGTGAAGATGATTGATTCATCCGGTGCTGTCTATGATCAGCAAAGCGGAAAATTAAAATGGGCGATTGAAATTGAAGCGGGGAAATCAATTTCTAAAAAGATGGTTTATTCAGTAAAGTACCCGGGAGATAAACAAATCCAAGGATTGTAA